In Crinalium epipsammum PCC 9333, the genomic window CTCTAGAGTTAAGTTTTATGTCAGCATTAAGCAATATTAGGGTAAATGATTTGGTAAACAACACAGATATATCGTTTGCGTTTTTACCTAAGACTCCAGTACGTGAAGTATTTTGGCAAAACCTTTCCCAATTGCCAATCACAACAACATCAAATCTGGCTTTGTGGGTCTTTAGTAATAGGATAAAAGCATTGTTTTACCCTAAAGAAGTTATAATTGAAGAGAATATTTCTTGCGGAGTTGACTCTAACCATTCATATATGAATAAAACTTTTTATCAGCTTTATAAATGCCAGAAATAATTAACAATTATACCAACCGCCACCGCGCTTGACATGAGATTTATTGCTCTGGATCACAATTTTTTTTATCGCAGATGTGAGCAGATATTCATGTCGGGCGGATGCCCGAAACGCACACTTTCGCAGATGAAATGCCAAGATTTAAGCAAGCAACTTCCTCTTTTAACTACTTTCGACATTGGTAGCGTTTAGGAGTATGGCAGAAAATATACCGCTACTAAAAGCCTATCCGAAAATATCTGCGTTTATCTGCGTTTATCTGCGGTTAAAATCTCTTAAAAGGACTTTTCCGATCGGCTCTAAGATGTTCAGGCTTAAGCAGACATAGGATATGTAGTTTAGCTAATCCTCAAAACGGTCATAATAATGTAACAGTAGGCTTGGTCTACTATAAAGTTTCTTAGACGAGAAAACGCTTTGTCTCAAAAAACTAACGATTACCAACTCATCAGTAACCTGACACCAGAGGAGAAACGTATTGCTACTCGCTTTAACCGACAATATCGGGGTGAAGCGTTAGAACTCCCTGAAGATCTAAAAACTTTACCGATTTATCGAGATTGGGTGACAGGAAATCTCGCTGCCAAAATTGCTTCTCCTTTCTGGGAAATACAACAACCTCAAAAAAATCAGCACTGTTTGGATATCGGCTGTGGTGTGAGCTTTCTCATCTATCCCTGGCGCGAATGGGGAGCTTTCTTTTCGGGTCAAGATATTAGTTCAGTAGCACGAGATGCCTTAATCAGTCGCGGTCCTCAACTGAACTCGAAGTTGTTCAAGGGTGTTGAATTAGGCGCTGCCCGTCAGTTACGTTATGATGATGCCCAATTCGATTTCGCGATCGCTACAGGTTGGAGTTGCTATTACTCCCTGGATTACTGGCAAGATGTGATCAAGGAAGTCAAGCGGGTACTCAAACCTCATAGTTCTTTTGTTTTTGATGTGCTTAACCCTGAAAAGCCGCTTGCGTTAGACTGGGCGGTATTAGAAACAGAGTTGGGTGCAGAAGTATTTTTAGAGCCTCTAGCAGACTGGGAAAAACTTATTAAGTCTGCTGGAGGCAAGATCAATAAACAATTGTCAGGAGAGTTATTTGAGCTATATAAAGTAACTTTTTGAAGTTTCTAATATGGGCAAGATTAAAGCAGGAATAGTTATGTGCGCTCAGATTAACCAAAATTTCGTTTTGGGCGGATTACAACCTTACCTAATACCAATTTTTTAAATGAATAATAATCAGCTACCTTGGCAGCAGCAAGATATAATTTGCCACAGTCAATACTTATTGCGAAGTTTTCAGCATTGGACAGGGCGATCGCTCATCGACATCTCAGGTTCTACTATAGAGCAAGCAGAAGGTTTATTTAAAGCCAATTTTGTCCTTGTTTCTCATGGAACAGAAGCAGATCCCATTTTTAACTATGCTAATCAAATAGCTTTAGAACTTTGGCAAATGACCTGGAATGATTTTACCCGTTTGCCTTCTCGTTTAAGTGCTGAACCAGTTGAACAAAGGGAACGCGAGCGCTTGTTAGCAGAAACTATAAATCAAGGTTTTTCTCACTACCAAGGTGTGCGAATTAGTCGCACAGGAAACCGTTTTTTTATAAAAAATGGCATCATTTGGAATGTTTTAAATGAAGATAATCAAATATGCGGTCAAGCTGCCGTTTTTTCTGATTATACACCCGTTTAAAAGATGAGATAACTTGTTATCAAGCTCTTAGCGTAGCGCAACGAATGCAAAAATATGAATATTGGGTTTCACTTCGTTCTATCCAACCTACTCTAATGGTAAATCTTGAAGCGAACATGAGCTAAGATCTGCGCCTTGAGCGATGGAAAACAAAACTTCCCTGACTTTTTTAAAGCCTCAAACTCCATTTTTCCGGTAATTGATAATTGATAATTGTTAATTGATAATTGATTTATTCATCAATTTGCCAAATATCCTTATTTGTATCTTCATCCAAAATGTTTTTTGGACGCAAAATCAATATCAAACGTCCTAACAAGGGAATATTGGGTTCGTCTGGGAACCACTGAATTTGTAGCTGCCCAGATTGCTCTACAAAAAAGTAGCTGTTGCCATCCCACTCTTGCTGAGAACGATCAATTAATAAGAGGGTTTCTTGGCTTTTCGCAGTAGCTTGGTTAGGCAATTGATTATTGTTACAGAGTATAGCTACTGGGTCTTCTGTTTTCAATACAAGTTGCCAGCCTGGTATAGATACCCAAGCACTATTTGCAGATGCTCGAACTGTCTGAAAAGCACCTTGAGGTTGTATCTGCTTGGCTTGTTGGAACTCTGCTACTGTGATAGGTAGCTGACCAGCTAAGGGTATCAGGCGAGGTAGTTCTTCTTCTGCTTCTAGTCGATAAATGGGTAAAGAAGGAGCAGGACGCTGAGATGTGATGGTAAATTCAGTTAGTAGTTGCTCAATTTGTTGCCTTGCAGTTTGGCTATGAGCAAACATTAAACCACGAGCAATTAAACGCGATCGCTCTTGTAAATCACTTTGCTGTTTCGCTAATCTCCAATAACTATAAGCTACCGCATCCCCTGGATGATTAGTAAAACCTTGAGGTAATTGTGAAAACCTGGAATAGTCTTTAACAGCTTTAGCAACCTCTT contains:
- a CDS encoding class I SAM-dependent methyltransferase — encoded protein: MSQKTNDYQLISNLTPEEKRIATRFNRQYRGEALELPEDLKTLPIYRDWVTGNLAAKIASPFWEIQQPQKNQHCLDIGCGVSFLIYPWREWGAFFSGQDISSVARDALISRGPQLNSKLFKGVELGAARQLRYDDAQFDFAIATGWSCYYSLDYWQDVIKEVKRVLKPHSSFVFDVLNPEKPLALDWAVLETELGAEVFLEPLADWEKLIKSAGGKINKQLSGELFELYKVTF
- a CDS encoding MEKHLA domain-containing protein gives rise to the protein MNNNQLPWQQQDIICHSQYLLRSFQHWTGRSLIDISGSTIEQAEGLFKANFVLVSHGTEADPIFNYANQIALELWQMTWNDFTRLPSRLSAEPVEQRERERLLAETINQGFSHYQGVRISRTGNRFFIKNGIIWNVLNEDNQICGQAAVFSDYTPV
- a CDS encoding RuBisCO accumulation factor 1, with the translated sequence MTETPSNLPDPSLQSAETTENPEDLLRLLRRKEGNWVVWGQACAKLQKLGYNTQAIFEATGFEPIQQNQIIVAAQVYNSMLNMGVSEEVRSHYGRIGSDSLYELRILNQAERATTAEFLHSRNLNSEAAKEVAKAVKDYSRFSQLPQGFTNHPGDAVAYSYWRLAKQQSDLQERSRLIARGLMFAHSQTARQQIEQLLTEFTITSQRPAPSLPIYRLEAEEELPRLIPLAGQLPITVAEFQQAKQIQPQGAFQTVRASANSAWVSIPGWQLVLKTEDPVAILCNNNQLPNQATAKSQETLLLIDRSQQEWDGNSYFFVEQSGQLQIQWFPDEPNIPLLGRLILILRPKNILDEDTNKDIWQIDE